One genomic window of Oncorhynchus clarkii lewisi isolate Uvic-CL-2024 chromosome 5, UVic_Ocla_1.0, whole genome shotgun sequence includes the following:
- the LOC139408651 gene encoding protein PRRC2B isoform X5: protein MSDRLGQITKSKDGKSKYSSLSLFDKYKGKSIETQKTAVPRHGLQSLGKVAAARRMPPPAHLPSLKSENKGNDPNVIIVPKDGTGWANTQEQTDQKSSIASTAQLLELQPQLVLQKSVSNLQKPTPVASQESTNTGGPKQWAQLNGKAVELDGLRASNRLQPFSHEEFPTLKAAGEQDKAGKERSAFDPSYGPGPSLRPQNVTSWREGGGRNLVPSFLPAGLPSDSEGKASGVAETGSPPPPLPPSAALSASMVSPTPATVVSAPSVLEPKEPCLRPAQPLRRPTPPALNHHQLHHPTTTTTYHDMLPAFMCPKETRDAPGTAEHTGPVTVVAPVRFDNRPTFRQPYPNINQEPVNGEVRREENRFIRGPSRNLSSRPIRRPGDRPPRPAIINPEDLKDLDELDNDCEDGWAGIHEEVDYGEKLKFSDDEEEHAEKNKMWAEWENQRREHQLLLSTGEGAYPQEGPEEGPEEEAYLAFQEQMAHRKTNSRFPSGEPQAQQKSSGPGMAHPGEPLDDQEERQGPARAKFVSPELSEAVERARRRREEEERRAREERLAACAEKLKRLDERFGKTERQLSRSEEGAKDAESKEAALSPGRESKNHQESWQYGTKDTECPLEHSPGQQDYREEGTLGFVPYRNEDDGGADPTSPLPDYTNHQASKPVPPRFQKQQQDQVYKMQHWQQQSGHPAPSGSSHPPRGYYPPHMLGFDPRWMMMPPFLDPRMAQGRSPVDYYTNAVHSSGIMKSRMQPDHLNSPGSPSDDGCHPSMHQERRAPSTEPYPLWNQDGYPPRSFTPPYQRQHESSDRSQPDDRSDRTCSQQDLYEESGNECLDNPSGDLSHQAYHQSKGPDRDHHPHDQGLLSSAPSRPQQQHADSDYPKQEPKDRYLKDGTEPCDEVFDTSKEKVFDSDFHRRDGGQKKEVGVGGQNQWSDPGSSTPASSVSQPSETGGRTLTRRTGPIKKPVLKALKVEDKENEKPKVEPEEKVVPYRLEKEVLTNVYDLKKDNQPLVSNRRSASPAIEKQPEEKQQPPAPAKIERPASTNSEDLPKENSWDSGKSQSSRDSQESREPGAPRRNNWIFIDEEQAFAGARGTGRGRSRGGFKEFSSRGDRGGRGGRENPRGGYNNNINSRDAAGTQRPGRGRGLPRDFVKVEDLQRGKPRRRNVSETLSETSEYEELPKRRRQKGSENGEGGSYPEQGETRKADRDSWRSNKVYTEEQAASDARDKAKASSRGFGGFGRSLPPRLDTGRGYNTSRGFNNGSRDISTWRGRGTQFGSGGGPMQENGYVLGTETYPRRPPAEREPLKYTPKFTGSTGSFMENGAEDRSGEGEYYIDSDNPGQQPLRRRRPPRQDKPPRFRRLRQEREPGSGQWTSDEYVNGSEGFANPWPSRSKEGGKEDGWSSGHYSGGGGRSGGQHGQAEDWETGSENSDFSDWREKRGGGQQQQAHGGDVHSDSGHGDPGSGEKRELAKRSFSSQRPLVDRQNRKGEVDGNKMTRSSEKPNALPSCNRNDGWQNGGSSNHKSRSPEESGPVYNVEQSEEGHQANEPSGKKLDKELKPRSVKGDLAKPLSQYDLNSYPIEGDSGGPSPDGFQDLSKKQLRRPQEDDRRRKEQGAPVPVKNRPITSKMPPRFAKKQGGMTIDQPEEGLSANNLGTEIWETNSSALSIQSSGGDSWTKQVSFTGSEPNSEDSDAGPEQSKEQHKPGPIGNERSLKHRKGSEGVERLEGRPITPVNGVDLHVDTVLPVPPIEFGVSAKDSDFSLPPGSTPVPVSNPVTKLQDALVSNPALTQAIPMLRRDHLQPGINLNPISFPSADLTLKMESARKAWENSQSLPEQGSPGGGASGAQPPCSVGSSSGVSYSSFGGVSMPPMPIASVAPSMSMQGNHVPPLYLDGHVFPSQPRLVPPTMTQQQSYQQAAAAAQQIPISLHTSLQAQLGLRGGLPVSQSQEMFNSIPSFRSQVYMHPNLSQPNPMVLSGGGPLKGPYSAFPGMQPSDMVKTQSGSHYQPMNGSQAMVYDGQMNQGPGMSSSQLMDSQLIQVTMPLPGSQLRYGSAQQHLILPQSIQLQQGQNLSVGAARRMLPPGSQPPVMTSSRENFPMSTGPYTTYKTSQMEKIGFQFSDKPNHSQGMPGGYNRPGSASPSGKQSGPVGPLPGHYNQQKTSSMQAVQQRGWACSGPGLTCSCCYRDPATGWYEALLCPLHGKVPPPQGSMVMHMRPPTTGPFPTPIQRPVMQVNKTVIIRSPPYPNPGREPPHSSPPSAPEPTVKGPEDGMKSKALQNGRQLVGEGKALSWGLMTSTLQESLPGWQGKPAPCT from the exons ATGTCCGATCGTTTGGGGCAAATAACCAAGTCCAAGGATGGGAAAAGCAAGTACTCCTCACTCAGCCTATTTGATAAGTACAAGGGAAAGTCTATAGAAACTCAGAAAACCGCAG TTCCGCGACATGGCTTACAGAGTCTTGGCAAAGTGGCCGCAGCCCGGCGCATGCCCCCACCTGCTCACCTGCCGAGCCTGAAGTCAGAGAACAAAGGAAACGATCCAAACGTGATTATCGTGCCCAAAGACGGAACAGGATGGGCAAACACACAGGAACAAACCGATCAAAAGAG ttCCATTGCATCAACAGCACAGCTGCTGGAGTTGCAGCCACAGCTGGTTTTGCAGAAATCTGTCTCCAATCTCCAGAAGCCCACACCGGTAGCCAGTCAGGAG AGCACAAACACAGGTGGACCAAAGCAATGGGCCCAGCTAAATGGAAAGGCCGTAGAACTAGATG GTTTAAGGGCCTCAAACCGACTGCAGCCCTTCTCTCACGAGGAATTTCCAACGCTGAAGGCTGCTGGGGAACAGGACAAGGCTGGCAAGGAAAGAAGCGCCTTCGATCCGTCGTATGGGCCCGGACCAAGCCTCCGCCCCCAGA ATGTGACAAGTTGGAGGGAGGGTGGTGGGAGGAACCTTGTGCCCTCATTCCTGCCAGCAGGCCTGCCCTCAGATTCCGAGGGCAAGGCCAGCGGCGTAGCTGAGACTGGAAGcccccctccacctcttcccCCCTCTGCCGCCCTCTCTGCCTCCATGGTCAGTCCCACCCCTGCCACCGTTGTCAGCGCCCCTTCAGTCCTAGAGCCCAAGGAGCCCTGTCTGCGTCCTGCCCAGCCCCTCCGCAGGCCCACCCCCCCTGCCCTGAACCATCACCAGCTCCAccaccctaccaccaccaccacctaccacGACATGCTGCCTGCCTTC ATGTGCCCCAAAGAGACTCGTGATGCTCCCGGCACTGCTGAACACACTGGCCCTGTCACTGTGGTCGCCCCAGTTCGCTTTGACAACCGGCCCACCTTCAGACAGCCCTACCCCAACATCAACCAAGAGCCTGTCAA CGGTGAGGTTAGGAGAGAAGAAAACCGCTTCATCCGTGGGCCCTCCCGcaacctctcctccagacccATCCGTCGGCCCGGTGACAGACCGCCTCGTCCGGCCATCATCAACCCAGAGGACCTGAAGGATCTGGATGAGCTGGACAACGACTGTGAAGACGGCTGGGCAG GTATCCATGAAGAAGTGGATTATGGCGAGAAACTCAAGTTCAGTGACGATGAGGAGGAGCACGCCGAAAAGAACAAGATGTG GGCTGAATGGGAGAACCAGCGTCGCGAGCACCAGTTGTTGCTGAGCACAGGAGAGGGGGCGTACCCCCAGGAGGGCCCTGAGGAGGGCCCTGAGGAGGAGGCTTACCTGGCCTTCCAGGAGCAGATGGCCCACAGGAAGACCAACAGCAGGTTCCCCTCTGGAGAACCACAG GCCCAGCAGAAGAGCTCCGGGCCTGGCATGGCCCACCCGGGTGAACCCCTGGACGACCAGGAGGAGCGCCAGGGCCCAGCCCGGGCCAAGTTTGTATCACCAGAACTCTCTGAGGCAGTGGAGAGAGCTCGCCGgcgcagggaggaggaggagagacgcgCCCGTGAGGAGAGACTTGCCGCCTGCGCCGAGAAGCTCAAGAGGCTAGACGAGAGGTTTGGGAAGACTGAGAGACAGTTGTCAAGGTCTGAGGAGGGAGCGAAGGATGCAGAGAGCAAGGAGGCAGCACTGTCCCCTGGGAGAGAGAGCAAAAACCACCAGGAGAGCTGGCAATATGGCACGAAAG ACACTGAGTGTCCCTTGGAGCACTCCCCCGGCCAGCAGGACTACAGGGAAGAGGGCACCTTGGGCTTCGTCCCCTACCGCAATGAGGACGATGGCGGGGCTGATCCCACTTCTCCCCTGCCCGACTACACAAACCACCAGGCCTCCAAGCCCGTCCCGCCCCGCTTCCAAAAGCAGCAGCAG GACCAAGTGTATAAAATGCAGCACTGGCAGCAGCAGTCTGGCCACCCCGCCCCCTCGGGCTCCAGCCACCCCCCGAGGGGGTACTACCCCCCACACATGCTGGGCTTCGACCCCCGCTGGATGATGATGCCCCCTTTCTTGGACCCCCGCATGGCCCAGGGCCGCTCCCCAGTGGACTACTACACCAATGCTGTCCACTCTTCAG GAATTATGAAATCGAGGATGCAGCCAGACCACCTGAACAGCCCAGGGTCCCCCTCTGACGATGGCTGCCATCCAAGCATGCATCAGGAGCGGAGGGCCCCCTCCACCGAGCCCTACCCCTTGTGGAACCAAGATGGCTACCCCCCTCGCAGTTTCACCCCACCCTACCAGAGACAGCACGAGAGCTCAGACAGGAGCCAGCCAGACGACCGGAGTGACAGGACATGCTCCCAGCAGGACTTGTACGAAGAGAGTGGTAACGAGTGCCTAGACAACCCATCTGGTGACCTCTcccatcaggcctaccaccagagCAAAGGTCCCGACAGGGATCACCACCCGCACGACCAAGGCCTGCTCTCCTCAGCCCCGAGCCGGCCCCAGCAGCAGCATGCAGACAGCGACTACCCCAAACAGGAGCCCAAAGACAGGTACCTGAAGGACGGCACTGAACCCTGTGACGAAGTCTTCGACACCTCCAAGGAAAAGGTTTTTGACTCAGACTTCCATAGGCGAGATGGAGGCCAGAAGAAGGAAGTTGGTGTTGGTGGTCAGAACCAGTGGTCTGATCCTGGCTCCAGCACCCCTGCCAGCAGTGTAAGCCAGCCCTCTGAGACTGGCGGTAGGACCCTGACCCGCAGGACCGGTCCCATCAAGAAGCCTGTGCTAAAGGCCCTCAAAGTGGAGGACAAGGAGAACGAGAAGCCCAAAGTGGAGCCTGAGGAGAAGGTAGTCCCTTACCGCCTGGAAAAGGAGGTGCTCACCAACGTATATGACCTGAAGAAAGATAACCAGCCCCTAGTAAGTAACAGACGCTCTGCCTCGCCTGCTATTGAGAAGCAGCCAGAAGAGAAGCAACAACCACCAGCTCCTGCTAAAATAGAGCGGCCAGCCAGTACCAACAGTGAGGATTTGCCGAAGGAAAACAGCTGGGACAGCGGAAAGAGCCAGTCCTCCAGAGACAGCCAGGAGAGCAGGGAGCCTGGTGCACCACGACGCAACAACTGGATCTTCATCGATGAGGAGCAGGCCTTTGCCGGAGCCAGGGGAACGGGTAGAGGTCGGAGCCGTGGCGGCTTCAAGGAGTTCAGTTCAAGAGGAGACCGTGGTGGCCGGGGAGGCCGAGAGAACCCCAGAGgaggctacaacaacaatatcaacagCAGGGACGCTGCTGGAACCCAGAGACCAGGCAGAGGCAGAGGACTGCCCAGGGACTTTGTCAAGGTGGAGGACCTGCAGAGGGGGAAGCCAAGGAGGCGCAACGTCAGCGAGACTCTGAGCGAGACCTCAGAGTATGAGGAGCTGCCCAAGCGGCGACGCCAGAAGGGCTCTGAAAACGGAGAGGGTGGCAGCTACCCAGAGCAGGGAGAGACCAGGAAGGCCGACCGAGACTCTTGGAGGTCCAACAAGGTGTACACGGAAGAACAGGCGGCCAGTGATGCCCGCGACAAGGCCAAAGCCAGCAGCAGGGGGTTCGGAGGCTTCGGCCGCTCCCTGCCTCCCAGACTCGATACTGGCAGGGGTTACAACACCAGCCGAGGGTTCAACAACGGCTCCAGAGACATCTCCACCTGGAGAGGACGGGGGACTCAGTTTGGCAGTGGCGGTGGGCCCATGCAGGAGAACGGCTACGTCTTGGGCACCGAGACCTATCCCAGGAGACCACCTGCAGAGCGTGAGCCCCTCAAATACACCCCCAAGTTTACTGGCTCTACTGGTTCCTTCATGGAGAACGGCGCTGAGGACCGCAGCGGCGAGGGTGAGTACTACATAGACAGCGACAACCCTGGACAACAGCCGTTGAGAAGACGGAGGCCGCCGCGCCAGGACAAGCCCCCGCGTTTCCGCCGACTACGTCAAGAGAGGGAGCCCGGCAGTGGCCAGTGGACCAGCGATGAGTACGTCAACGGATCAGAAGGATTCGCGAACCCCTGGCCGAGCCGCTCcaaggagggaggtaaagaggacGGCTGGTCCAGTGGCCACTACTCCGGAGGGGGGGGTAGGTCCGGTGGTCAGCACGGCCAGGCGGAGGACTGGGAGACTGGCTCAGAGAACAGCGACTTCAGTGACTGGAGGGAGAAGCGTGGGggagggcagcagcagcaggcacACGGGGGAGATGTGCACTCAGACTCAGGCCACGGGGATCCTGGGTCTGGAGAGAAGAGGGAGCTGGCCAAGAGGAGTTTCTCCAGCCAGCGCCCCCTGGTGGACCGGCAGAACAGGAAGGGTGAGGTGGATGGGAACAAGATGACACGCTCTTCAGAGAAACCTAACGCTCTGCCCTCCTGTAACAGGAATGACGGCTGGCAGAATGGAGGGTCCTCCAACCATAAGAG CAGGAGCCCAGAGGAGTCAGGCCCAGTCTACAATGTTGAGCAGTCTGAGGAGGGCCACCAGGCAAACGAACCCTCGGGGAAGAAGCTGGACAAGGAGCTGAAGCCCAGGTCTGtgaagggagacctggccaaacCACTGTCTCAGTACGACCTCAACAGCTACCCCA TTGAGGGGGATTCTGGGGGTCCTAGTCCAGATGGGTTCCAAGACCTGTCCAAGAAACAGCTGCGGCGCCCACAGGAAGACGACAGAAGGAGAAAGGAACAAGGAGCTCCT GTTCCAGTAAAAAACAGACCGATCACCTCCAAGATGCCCCCGCGGTTTGCCAAGAAGCAGGGTGGCATGACCATTGATCAGCCAGAAGAGGGACTCTCTGCCAACAACCTGGGCACAGAAATCTGGGAGACTAACAGCTCAG CTCTCTCAATCCAGTCATCTGGAGGAGATTCGTGGACCAAGCAGGTCTCCTTCACAGGCAGCGAGCCCAACTCTGAGGATTCTGACGCGGGCCCTGAGCAGAGCAAGGAGCAGCACAAGCCCGGTCCCATCGGCAACGAACGTTCACTCAAGCACCGCAAGGGCTCGGAGGGTGTGGAGCGTCTGGAGGGGAGGCCCATCACTCCCGTCAATGGCGTGGACCTCCATGTGGACACAGTGCTGCCTGTGCCACCCATCGAGTTTGGTGTCAGTGCCAAGGACTCTGACTTTAGTCTGCCACCCGGTTCCACCCCAGTGCCCGTTTCCAACCCTGTCACCAAGCTGCAGGACGCCCTCGTCAGCAAT ccggCCCTGACCCAGGCCATTCCCATGCTGCGTAGAGACCACCTGCAGCCTGGCATCAACCTCaaccccatctctttccccaGTGCTGACCTCACACTCAAG ATGGAGTCGGCCCGTAAGGCGTGGGAGAACTCCCAGTCTCTCCCCGAGCAGGGCTCTCCTGGTGGGGGTGCCTCTGGCGCCCAGCCCCCTTGCAGCGTGGGCTCCTCCAGCGGGGTGAGCTACAGCTCTTTCGGAGGGGTGTCCATGCCCCCCATGCCCATTGCCTCCGTGGCGCCTTCCATGTCCATGCAGG GTAACCATGTCCCCCCGCTGTATCTGGACGGCCATGTCTTTCCCAGCCAGCCTCGTCTGGTGCCCCCAACCATGACCCAGCAGCAGAGCTACCAACAG GCGGCCGCGGCTGCCCAGCAGATCCCCATCTCCCTACACACCTCTCTGCAGGCCCAGCTCGGTCTCCGGGGAGGCCTTCCCGTCTCCCAGTCCCAGGAGATGTTCAACTCCATTCCCTCCTTCAGGTCCCAGGTGTACATGCATCCTAATCTGTCTCAGCCTAACCCCATGGTGCTGTCAGGCGGTGGCCCCCTGAAGGGGCCCTATTCGGCCTTCCCGGGCATGCAGCCATCGGACATGGTCAAGACCCAGTCGGGCTCCCACTACCAGCCCATGAACGGTAGCCAGGCCATGGTCTACGACGGCCAGATGAACCAGGGCCCTGGCATGAGCTCCTCCCAGCTCATGGACTCCCAGCTCATCCAG gtGACCATGCCCTTGCCGGGCTCCCAGCTGCGTTATGGCTCTGCCCAGCAGCACCTCATCCTGCCCCAATCCATCCAGCTCCAGCAGGGCCAGAACCTCTCCGTCGGAGCTGCCCGCAGGATGCTCCCCCCTGGCTCCCAGCCCCCTGTCATGACCAGCAGTAGAGAG AATTTCCCAATGTCTACTGGTCCGTATACTACTTACAAG